The following coding sequences lie in one Moritella viscosa genomic window:
- the pilQ gene encoding fimbrial assembly protein PilQ precursor, producing the protein MTKSHVRCAKIAKILVLWTTILCSAFSFAEPQLKQIHLNALAEGLLELELEFSEHVVEYADKLQYSPHQLIILVPDASSTLLLNPVVIEQGNVLNVAAERVDLGLKITIALDELVPYQITQTNNSLIATFGLLASDVAVPEIANNTADIDTLVLAVEPTIVTTSNSAVLPAASVIDSHVVSLDVPAATVSPSLLVTKDGRQVTVESPKIEDILPVEDNEEEDFSGFVNQVRGIDFRTGNDGSGKLILTMKNSSMAVDIQRKGNKLIAEFHSTAILKKLLYILDVADFGTPVTAIETFHDEGVTAFELDVSDDFTYRYDQADNIFVIEITKQDPDEKTNKYQGQAISLNFQDIPVRTVLQLIADFNEFNLVTTDSVNGNITLRLDSVPWEQALDIVMKVKGLSKQLEGNVLMVAPSDELAALERRDLVSKKEVEGLAELQSEFIQISFAKAADIAKLLAQKDSSLLSSRGSISFDERTNTVLIKDTATAIANVRRIVDVLDIPVRQVVIEARMVSVVDNLDDELGIRWGLSGSTDIGSGFGLSSGSIEGNDAFAGGNVPAIGDRLNVNLPVASPAGSIAFQIAELANGQILDLELSALEAEQKAEVIASPRITTTDQKSAYIEQGTEIPYVESSSSGATTIAFKKAVLGLQVTPHITPDNKIILDLKINQDTRGDDVKTVGGEAVSIDTQVISTQVLVENGETIVLGGIFKHEIKKIVTKVPVLGDIPWLGVLFRSTKNINQKRELLIFVTPKVVVDTL; encoded by the coding sequence ATGACTAAATCACATGTAAGATGTGCCAAAATAGCAAAAATTTTGGTTTTATGGACGACCATTTTATGTTCTGCTTTCAGCTTTGCTGAACCGCAACTAAAACAAATTCATTTAAACGCTTTGGCAGAAGGGCTGTTAGAGCTCGAACTGGAGTTTAGTGAACATGTTGTTGAATATGCAGATAAATTACAATATTCACCGCATCAATTAATTATTTTAGTACCGGATGCTAGCTCAACTTTGTTGCTTAACCCTGTGGTTATCGAACAAGGTAATGTATTAAACGTAGCTGCAGAACGTGTTGATTTAGGGCTTAAAATTACTATCGCGTTAGATGAACTCGTACCGTATCAAATCACTCAAACGAATAACAGCTTAATCGCGACATTTGGCTTACTTGCCAGTGATGTGGCGGTGCCTGAAATCGCAAATAATACCGCCGATATAGATACGTTGGTGCTTGCTGTGGAACCGACTATCGTTACTACTAGCAATAGTGCTGTACTACCTGCTGCTTCTGTTATTGATAGTCATGTTGTTAGTCTTGATGTGCCTGCTGCGACGGTAAGTCCTTCGTTGCTTGTCACTAAGGATGGTCGTCAAGTGACAGTAGAATCGCCTAAAATCGAAGATATTTTACCTGTTGAAGATAATGAAGAAGAAGATTTTAGTGGTTTTGTAAACCAAGTACGTGGTATTGATTTTCGTACAGGCAATGATGGCAGTGGTAAGTTAATTTTAACTATGAAAAATAGCTCTATGGCCGTTGATATTCAACGTAAAGGCAATAAATTAATCGCAGAATTTCACAGTACGGCTATTTTGAAAAAATTGCTCTATATTTTAGATGTAGCGGATTTTGGTACACCTGTAACCGCGATTGAAACTTTTCATGATGAAGGTGTGACTGCGTTTGAATTAGACGTGAGTGATGATTTCACTTACCGTTATGATCAAGCTGATAATATTTTTGTAATTGAAATTACTAAGCAAGATCCAGATGAAAAAACCAATAAATATCAAGGACAAGCGATTTCACTTAACTTTCAAGATATTCCTGTGCGTACAGTATTACAGTTAATCGCTGATTTTAATGAGTTTAACTTAGTTACCACGGATTCTGTGAATGGTAATATCACCCTGCGTTTAGATAGTGTACCATGGGAACAAGCACTTGATATTGTCATGAAAGTGAAAGGGTTAAGTAAGCAGCTTGAAGGTAATGTGCTGATGGTTGCCCCTTCGGATGAATTAGCTGCATTAGAGCGCCGTGATCTTGTCAGTAAAAAAGAAGTGGAAGGTTTAGCTGAGTTACAATCAGAGTTTATTCAGATTAGCTTTGCAAAAGCTGCTGATATCGCAAAGCTTTTAGCACAAAAAGATTCTAGTCTGTTATCATCTCGGGGTTCGATTAGTTTTGATGAACGTACAAATACAGTATTAATTAAAGATACAGCGACAGCAATCGCTAATGTGAGGCGGATTGTTGACGTATTGGACATTCCGGTTCGTCAGGTGGTTATTGAAGCTAGAATGGTATCTGTCGTTGATAATCTGGATGATGAACTTGGGATCCGTTGGGGTCTAAGTGGTAGTACTGATATTGGCAGTGGCTTTGGTTTATCATCGGGTTCGATTGAAGGTAACGATGCTTTTGCTGGTGGTAATGTGCCCGCTATTGGTGACAGACTCAATGTTAATTTGCCCGTGGCATCACCTGCAGGTTCTATCGCTTTTCAGATTGCTGAACTAGCGAATGGTCAGATACTCGATTTAGAACTTTCTGCATTAGAAGCAGAACAAAAAGCAGAAGTGATTGCGAGTCCAAGAATTACCACTACCGACCAAAAGTCTGCGTATATTGAACAAGGTACGGAAATCCCGTATGTTGAATCAAGTTCAAGTGGTGCTACTACTATCGCGTTTAAAAAAGCGGTATTGGGTTTACAAGTTACACCACATATTACCCCGGATAATAAAATAATCTTAGATTTGAAAATTAATCAAGATACTCGTGGTGATGATGTGAAAACCGTTGGTGGTGAAGCTGTCTCCATTGATACCCAAGTTATTAGCACGCAAGTGTTGGTTGAGAATGGCGAAACTATCGTGTTAGGCGGTATATTTAAGCATGAAATTAAAAAGATTGTAACGAAAGTTCCGGTTCTCGGTGATATCCCTTGGTTAGGTGTATTGTTCCGTAGTACTAAGAATATTAACCAAAAACGAGAGCTGTTAATCTTCGTTACACCAAAAGTGGTAGTGGATACGTTGTAA
- a CDS encoding putative exported protein, whose translation MIKSTTILLLSSSLFSFAAIAASDPVGINCDPTLYQDYTPSDFIDNKDGSVTDLRTSLIWAKCSIGQTYTLSSNSCSGSGAISYATWREALAAADSYSINGTTGWRLPNIKELGSLVDRSCAEPTINLTLFPNTVSSVYYSSTPFKGSANGTEYSHLVSRVIDFSKGTEMPLGQHDSSLTTYAVRAVKGGYR comes from the coding sequence ATGATTAAATCAACAACCATATTACTACTAAGCTCAAGTCTATTTAGCTTCGCTGCTATTGCGGCATCCGATCCTGTCGGCATCAACTGCGATCCGACTCTATATCAAGATTATACCCCGTCTGATTTTATTGATAATAAAGATGGTAGCGTTACCGATCTGCGCACCAGCTTAATCTGGGCAAAATGCAGTATAGGACAAACCTATACACTATCATCAAACTCATGTTCAGGCAGTGGCGCTATTAGTTATGCAACATGGAGAGAAGCACTTGCCGCTGCAGATAGTTACAGTATCAATGGCACTACAGGTTGGCGTTTGCCCAATATCAAAGAATTGGGATCACTCGTTGATCGCAGTTGCGCAGAACCTACAATTAATTTAACGCTATTTCCAAATACCGTATCCAGTGTTTATTATTCAAGTACACCATTTAAAGGTAGCGCGAATGGCACTGAATACAGCCATCTAGTATCACGGGTTATCGATTTTTCTAAAGGTACTGAAATGCCACTCGGGCAACATGATAGTTCGCTAACTACTTATGCGGTACGCGCAGTAAAAGGTGGTTATCGCTAA
- the pilO gene encoding fimbrial assembly protein PilO: MNLQELNELDLEDLGNWPKPAKIAINIIFSVLIAALFYWVFISTSLQTLDKIEKKEASLRLQFEAKASLAGNLGLYTAQMSEMENLFNSMLRQLPSKSETAGLLDDLSYIGQHNGLQLRKFKWLQEVKRDFSYEVPVNLEVIGTFHQLGQFTSDIAALPRIVTLEDFTITKLQGELLKVNMIARTYRYKGDK; the protein is encoded by the coding sequence ATGAATTTACAGGAACTTAATGAACTTGATCTTGAAGATCTTGGTAATTGGCCTAAGCCCGCTAAAATAGCTATTAATATTATATTTTCAGTATTAATTGCTGCGTTATTTTATTGGGTTTTTATTTCGACTTCACTACAAACGCTCGATAAAATTGAAAAAAAAGAAGCAAGTTTAAGGTTACAGTTTGAAGCAAAAGCAAGTCTTGCTGGTAACTTAGGTTTATATACCGCTCAGATGTCGGAAATGGAAAATTTATTTAACAGTATGCTTAGGCAGTTACCATCAAAAAGTGAGACTGCAGGATTGCTTGATGATTTGAGCTATATTGGTCAGCATAATGGTTTGCAATTACGTAAATTCAAATGGTTGCAGGAAGTAAAGCGAGACTTTTCTTATGAAGTACCCGTTAACCTTGAAGTGATAGGTACTTTTCATCAACTTGGTCAGTTCACCAGTGATATTGCTGCATTGCCACGGATTGTAACGCTAGAAGATTTCACTATTACTAAGTTGCAAGGGGAATTACTCAAAGTGAATATGATTGCCCGTACTTATCGTTATAAGGGGGATAAATGA
- the pilN gene encoding fimbrial assembly protein PilN, with translation MSNINLLPWREAEKKSRQQRFFTLSCMSLGATLLVMIMLNMVVGGYISNQKQRNALLMQEMQVIDVKLGKIKELRGRKDKLQERIDLIQSLQRSRNTPTQLMNTLPQLVPAGVNLATLTFKNDIIKIHGTSDSNTRLAVLLRNIEESTWLRDGNLDSIIALSEAEGNRFEMRFSVTPMMTDEGDLK, from the coding sequence ATGTCAAATATTAATCTTCTTCCGTGGCGAGAAGCCGAGAAAAAGTCCCGACAGCAGCGTTTCTTTACCTTAAGTTGCATGAGTCTAGGTGCTACTTTGTTGGTCATGATTATGTTGAATATGGTGGTTGGTGGTTACATCAGTAATCAAAAACAACGTAATGCCTTGTTGATGCAAGAGATGCAAGTTATTGATGTTAAACTAGGTAAAATTAAAGAGTTACGTGGGCGTAAAGATAAACTACAAGAGCGTATTGATTTAATTCAAAGTTTACAGCGTAGTCGCAATACGCCGACACAGTTAATGAACACCTTGCCGCAATTGGTACCAGCTGGCGTTAATCTCGCCACTCTCACGTTTAAAAATGACATAATCAAAATACATGGCACCAGTGATTCGAATACGCGTCTCGCGGTATTACTGCGGAATATTGAGGAATCAACTTGGCTCAGAGATGGTAATTTAGACTCTATTATTGCGTTGTCAGAAGCAGAAGGAAATCGTTTTGAAATGCGATTTTCGGTAACGCCAATGATGACAGACGAGGGGGATCTAAAATGA
- the oxyR gene encoding hydrogen peroxide-inducible genes activator, with protein sequence MNLRDLEYLVALQELKHFRKAAEKCFVSQPTLSGQIRKLEDELDVILIERTSRKVLFTPAGDQIADQARTVLLESKAIKEIAKSYASPTAGAIHIGLIPTVAPYLLPLIVPSMKKKFPDLDMFLHENQTHELLKQLDEGELDCLLLAYLPGMEKYGHIELYKEPLELIVPSSHHFKGRDRVDLSELRGENILMLEDGHCLRDQAMDYCFTAGAKEDQSFKATSLETLRHMIAAEAGITLLPHLAIPRSRFTEGVEYIKLTEPEPIRRIVLLYRKGSVRRPCFNDIAQVINKQVTATIS encoded by the coding sequence ATGAACTTAAGAGATTTAGAATACCTTGTCGCGTTACAAGAGTTAAAGCACTTTAGAAAAGCGGCTGAAAAATGCTTTGTTAGTCAACCTACACTTAGTGGCCAGATCCGAAAGTTAGAAGATGAGCTGGATGTTATTTTAATTGAGCGTACATCAAGAAAGGTATTATTTACGCCTGCAGGAGATCAAATTGCTGATCAAGCTCGTACGGTATTATTAGAATCGAAAGCTATTAAAGAAATTGCTAAGAGCTACGCGAGCCCAACAGCAGGGGCTATCCATATAGGCTTGATTCCAACAGTAGCACCGTATTTGTTACCGTTAATTGTACCGTCTATGAAGAAAAAATTTCCTGATCTAGATATGTTTTTACATGAAAATCAAACGCACGAATTATTAAAACAACTCGATGAAGGTGAGTTGGACTGTTTGTTATTGGCTTATTTACCGGGTATGGAAAAATACGGTCATATTGAGTTATATAAAGAACCATTAGAGCTTATTGTTCCAAGTTCACATCACTTTAAAGGTCGTGACCGTGTTGATTTATCGGAGTTACGTGGTGAGAATATTTTAATGTTAGAAGATGGTCATTGTTTACGTGATCAAGCTATGGACTATTGTTTTACCGCAGGCGCAAAAGAAGATCAGAGCTTTAAAGCGACAAGTTTGGAAACTCTGCGCCACATGATTGCAGCAGAAGCTGGGATTACTTTATTACCGCACCTTGCGATACCTCGTAGCCGTTTTACCGAAGGCGTTGAATATATAAAATTGACTGAACCTGAGCCTATTCGACGTATTGTTTTATTATACCGTAAAGGCTCGGTGAGACGCCCTTGTTTTAACGATATTGCACAAGTGATTAATAAACAAGTGACCGCAACCATCTCTTAA
- a CDS encoding penicillin binding protein yields the protein MKWIKRLSVLLLVSGLFGVGSIIALYFYIKPELPDVTTLKTIQLQTPMKVFSQDGKLISQFGEKRRIPIEIDDVPPLMIKAFLATEDNRFYTHPGIDPIGIIRAASIMIMTGERKQGASTITQQVARNFFLTREKTFIRKIKEIFLAWHIEQNLTKNEILTLYLNKIPLGYRSFGIGSAAQVYYGKTLNELTLAQMAVIAGLPKAPSALNPIRSPKRAKARRHVVLLRMLDENYITQAQFEDANTAPITGVYHGAEIDLSAPYLAEMVRSEMISRYGEEKAYTQGLNVYTTVHSNRQTAATTALINNLLNYDLRHGYRGPLGQAWTNDKVLSNEDILLLLKDKPSYKPLQPAVIMTVKEQQVEALLANGDQVTVSWAGLKWARPFISDKKQGPAPQTADAIVNVGDIVLLRPMSVDNKHDQWMLGQLPDASSAFIAIDNNDGAIEALVGGFNYQQSKFNRVTQAERQIGSNIKPFVYSAGLAQGATLASLINDAPINQWDPRAGTAWRPKNSPPTYNGPTRLRLGLAQSKNVMSVRLFRQVGLTNAINYMARFGFDKSKLPRNESLALGSASLTPLKVAVAFATFANGGFKVEPYFIDRIENANGELLYQTTPKQACLTCEKQIALNTDDPEYWSAIEGDARTLCDIAPYGTLQVAPRIITEQNAFLMRQMMASVIWGGGSWRHKTGWNGTGWRAAAALKRHDLGGKTGTTNEAKDAWFSGFNPDISATSWIGFDDHRRELGRVSRNINLDKHQVSGGEAGAKTAQPAWIEFMKSALEGIPERPNVLPENIVQVRIDRESGLLTYKSDYTSRFEYFIQGTEPTEYVNNQDADSSFNRGGENSDDANESLDDLF from the coding sequence GTGAAATGGATTAAACGATTATCCGTATTGTTATTAGTTAGCGGACTGTTCGGCGTAGGTAGCATCATTGCACTTTACTTCTATATCAAGCCAGAACTACCTGATGTAACTACATTAAAAACAATACAGCTGCAAACACCGATGAAGGTCTTTAGCCAGGACGGCAAACTGATCTCTCAATTTGGCGAAAAACGTCGTATCCCTATAGAGATTGACGATGTCCCGCCCTTAATGATCAAGGCATTTCTTGCTACAGAAGATAACCGCTTTTATACCCACCCAGGCATAGACCCGATTGGTATAATACGTGCAGCCAGCATCATGATTATGACGGGTGAACGTAAACAAGGGGCGAGTACCATCACCCAACAGGTTGCTCGAAATTTCTTTTTAACTCGAGAAAAAACCTTTATTCGAAAAATTAAAGAGATATTTTTAGCGTGGCATATCGAACAAAATCTCACTAAAAATGAAATTTTAACCTTGTATCTTAATAAGATCCCTCTCGGTTACCGCTCATTTGGTATTGGTTCTGCAGCACAGGTTTATTACGGTAAAACGTTAAATGAGTTAACCCTAGCCCAAATGGCGGTCATTGCCGGATTACCAAAAGCACCTTCTGCATTAAATCCAATCCGTTCGCCAAAGCGCGCCAAAGCACGTCGTCACGTTGTGTTATTACGCATGCTAGACGAGAACTATATTACTCAAGCGCAATTTGAAGACGCCAACACAGCCCCTATTACTGGTGTGTATCACGGTGCTGAAATTGACCTATCAGCACCTTATTTAGCTGAAATGGTACGTAGTGAAATGATTTCACGCTATGGAGAAGAGAAAGCCTATACGCAAGGCTTAAACGTTTATACAACTGTACACAGCAATCGCCAAACAGCGGCAACGACTGCATTAATAAACAATCTACTCAATTATGATTTACGCCACGGTTACCGTGGACCACTTGGTCAGGCTTGGACTAATGATAAAGTGCTAAGCAACGAAGATATCTTGTTATTACTTAAAGATAAGCCAAGTTATAAACCACTGCAGCCTGCCGTTATCATGACTGTAAAAGAACAACAAGTTGAAGCCTTACTTGCCAATGGTGATCAAGTTACTGTGAGCTGGGCTGGGCTAAAATGGGCTCGCCCATTCATTTCTGATAAAAAACAAGGCCCCGCACCACAAACTGCAGATGCAATCGTCAACGTGGGTGACATCGTACTATTACGTCCAATGTCAGTGGATAATAAGCACGATCAATGGATGTTAGGTCAGCTCCCAGATGCCAGTTCAGCATTCATTGCCATTGATAATAATGACGGTGCTATTGAAGCCTTAGTGGGTGGCTTTAATTATCAACAAAGCAAGTTTAACCGAGTTACCCAAGCTGAGCGTCAGATTGGTTCAAACATCAAACCATTTGTTTATTCAGCAGGTCTCGCGCAAGGCGCTACGCTCGCAAGTCTTATTAATGATGCACCGATTAACCAATGGGATCCACGAGCAGGTACCGCTTGGCGACCAAAAAATTCGCCGCCAACATATAATGGTCCAACGCGGTTACGTTTAGGTTTAGCACAATCAAAAAATGTAATGTCGGTACGTTTATTCCGTCAAGTCGGTTTGACCAACGCCATTAATTACATGGCCAGATTCGGTTTTGATAAAAGTAAATTACCACGTAATGAATCATTAGCATTGGGATCTGCATCTTTAACACCGCTTAAAGTAGCTGTTGCTTTCGCAACATTTGCGAACGGAGGTTTTAAAGTTGAACCCTACTTTATTGACCGTATTGAAAATGCCAATGGTGAACTCCTTTATCAAACAACACCAAAGCAAGCCTGCCTAACGTGTGAAAAACAAATTGCATTAAACACTGATGACCCTGAATATTGGTCAGCAATTGAAGGAGATGCACGCACACTCTGTGACATCGCGCCTTACGGAACCCTACAAGTGGCTCCGCGTATTATTACTGAACAGAATGCCTTCTTAATGCGTCAAATGATGGCAAGTGTGATTTGGGGCGGAGGTAGTTGGCGTCATAAAACGGGCTGGAATGGGACTGGTTGGCGTGCAGCAGCTGCACTAAAACGTCATGATCTTGGTGGTAAAACAGGTACAACAAATGAAGCGAAAGATGCTTGGTTCTCCGGCTTTAATCCAGATATATCAGCAACAAGCTGGATTGGTTTTGATGATCATCGCCGTGAATTAGGTCGTGTAAGCCGCAATATTAATTTAGATAAGCATCAAGTTAGTGGTGGTGAAGCAGGAGCTAAAACAGCCCAACCGGCTTGGATTGAGTTCATGAAATCTGCGCTAGAAGGCATCCCAGAACGCCCGAATGTACTACCTGAAAACATTGTGCAAGTCCGTATCGACCGTGAATCGGGATTGTTAACCTATAAGTCTGATTATACTTCTCGTTTTGAATACTTTATTCAAGGAACTGAACCAACAGAATACGTTAACAATCAAGATGCTGATTCTTCATTTAATCGCGGCGGTGAAAACAGTGATGATGCAAATGAATCACTGGACGACTTGTTTTAA
- a CDS encoding putative lipoprotein: MHLKKLSLLTILLLSLGLTGCGSDNLDAVTSSSGDTISGNGSNTGSGDDTDNSSNEDTVYTASGNLSPKVIQRGQTFTFNYYLDKTPDAAVIYDIDIVGTAIQGTNQDYTISNASTLTFAKGSTTTSLTITTYQKDDVYDTRTLSLTFTGNVGEPATINLLISGNVYLNDTGINDYSDGSNFNLGAQPGGDLALQDAAYGLDVIINPNTLANAGGDTQDASSQFYKNSRDIDNADTEYKGRAGFRFVKIGNDGMPRTANNTNYECVKDEITGLTWQIKGPTNTISPDPVIADRFQMSNKQNYSAANFTYLWNASALGTQGKGWESSLNDGPLEDAGDGNDFANPYCGYRNDLYGRAQSLYCSSGSYANEANFIGACGQTNWMVPTVEQLRSIIDYSKVTDYSSLSLATEHALDSNFFDCTSNDCVISNDSNPVYWTSSQVKGAESLAWCINLQTGNVNTCNKDEARKVMLVSSNIPAEFFTQAADDSAESE; this comes from the coding sequence ATGCACTTAAAAAAGTTAAGTCTCTTAACTATTTTACTGCTATCTCTCGGCTTAACTGGCTGTGGTAGTGATAACTTAGACGCAGTCACAAGTAGCTCTGGTGATACAATCTCTGGTAATGGTAGTAATACAGGCTCCGGTGACGATACTGATAACAGTAGTAACGAAGATACCGTTTACACTGCCAGTGGTAATTTATCACCCAAAGTTATCCAACGCGGGCAAACATTTACTTTCAACTATTACTTAGATAAAACACCTGATGCTGCCGTTATTTACGATATTGACATTGTTGGCACTGCAATCCAAGGCACAAACCAAGATTACACCATCAGTAATGCTTCAACCCTCACCTTTGCTAAAGGCTCGACGACAACAAGCCTCACTATCACTACCTATCAAAAAGATGATGTATATGATACGCGAACTCTGTCATTAACGTTTACTGGTAATGTCGGTGAACCAGCAACAATTAATCTGCTCATCTCGGGTAATGTTTATCTTAATGATACAGGCATAAACGATTATTCCGACGGTAGTAACTTCAACCTAGGAGCACAACCAGGCGGCGATCTTGCTCTGCAAGATGCGGCATATGGACTGGATGTCATTATTAACCCTAATACGCTAGCAAATGCTGGCGGTGATACCCAAGATGCAAGTAGTCAATTCTATAAAAACAGCCGCGATATAGACAATGCAGATACTGAATATAAAGGTCGAGCTGGATTTCGCTTTGTCAAGATTGGTAATGACGGTATGCCGAGAACGGCTAACAACACAAATTATGAGTGTGTGAAAGATGAAATTACTGGATTAACTTGGCAGATTAAAGGCCCTACAAATACCATTAGCCCAGATCCTGTCATTGCAGATAGGTTTCAAATGTCAAACAAACAAAATTACAGTGCAGCCAACTTTACCTACCTATGGAATGCTTCAGCATTGGGAACTCAAGGCAAGGGCTGGGAATCTTCTCTTAATGATGGTCCACTTGAAGACGCTGGAGATGGCAATGACTTCGCTAATCCTTATTGCGGTTATCGCAATGATCTTTATGGCCGTGCCCAATCTCTTTATTGTAGTTCAGGTTCTTATGCTAATGAAGCCAACTTTATCGGAGCCTGCGGACAAACTAACTGGATGGTACCGACCGTAGAACAATTAAGAAGTATCATTGATTACAGTAAAGTGACAGATTACTCAAGCTTATCATTAGCAACAGAGCATGCTCTGGATAGCAATTTCTTTGATTGTACAAGCAATGACTGCGTGATAAGTAATGATAGTAATCCCGTTTACTGGACCTCATCACAAGTAAAAGGAGCAGAGTCTCTGGCTTGGTGTATCAATCTGCAAACAGGCAACGTTAATACCTGTAATAAAGATGAAGCGCGTAAAGTGATGCTGGTAAGCAGTAATATCCCAGCTGAATTTTTCACTCAAGCTGCTGATGATTCAGCCGAATCAGAATAA
- the pilM gene encoding fimbrial assembly protein PilM — translation MLKLFKRNQTVAMIGVDFGSSSVKALALSNRSEHYVVDMVSEVATPKGCVVDHQLQDIEALTNVLQQVRQNFPFRYKQAATAVSGTNVITKIIYVDTDLSGPELEMHIELEAESLIPFPLDEISLDFEILGVNENNPSKHNVLLSATRTESVASLAGCLEENNFIPQVVDVAAHALARSHDLYLRLAELQDDSKVVAAIDIGTNMTIFSMLHQGESIYSRVQNFGGENYTRTISEHYGLKRDEAEKVKLAQNLPMDYDIDVLAPYITACIQQIRRNVQLFTNSGSLQKIDMITLSGGSALIIELAQQVEIELGITTRVANPFAQFDYSEDVEDKARLIANGPRYMVALGLAMRAL, via the coding sequence ATGCTAAAGCTGTTTAAAAGGAATCAGACAGTGGCAATGATCGGAGTTGATTTTGGATCATCTTCCGTAAAAGCCCTAGCGCTGTCTAATCGATCAGAGCATTATGTGGTAGATATGGTATCAGAGGTTGCAACGCCAAAAGGATGTGTCGTTGATCACCAATTGCAAGATATAGAAGCATTAACAAATGTGTTGCAACAAGTGCGTCAAAATTTTCCTTTCCGTTATAAGCAAGCTGCTACTGCCGTATCTGGTACAAATGTTATTACAAAAATTATTTATGTTGATACAGACCTTTCTGGCCCTGAGCTTGAAATGCATATCGAGTTGGAAGCGGAGAGTTTAATTCCTTTTCCGCTTGACGAGATCAGCCTAGATTTTGAAATATTAGGAGTAAATGAGAATAATCCCAGCAAGCATAATGTGCTGTTGAGCGCCACTCGCACCGAAAGCGTAGCTTCATTAGCAGGCTGTTTAGAAGAAAATAACTTTATTCCTCAAGTTGTCGATGTGGCTGCACATGCGTTAGCACGATCTCATGATCTGTATTTACGTTTGGCTGAACTACAAGATGATAGCAAGGTTGTCGCTGCGATAGATATTGGCACCAATATGACTATTTTTTCAATGCTGCATCAGGGGGAGTCGATTTATTCTCGAGTACAAAATTTTGGTGGTGAAAATTACACGCGAACGATCAGTGAACATTATGGTTTAAAGCGTGACGAAGCTGAGAAAGTGAAGCTCGCTCAAAATTTACCAATGGATTATGACATTGATGTTCTCGCCCCTTATATAACGGCATGTATTCAACAGATCCGTCGTAATGTGCAACTGTTTACTAACTCAGGTTCGTTACAAAAGATTGACATGATCACGCTGAGTGGTGGTTCTGCATTAATCATCGAGTTGGCTCAACAAGTCGAAATTGAATTGGGGATTACTACTCGTGTTGCGAATCCTTTTGCACAATTTGATTACTCTGAAGATGTTGAAGATAAAGCACGTTTAATCGCCAATGGTCCTCGTTATATGGTGGCACTTGGTTTAGCGATGAGGGCTTTATAA
- the pilP gene encoding fimbrial assembly protein PilP, whose protein sequence is MKRISSLIFLSLTVGGCTADNQDLVDYINEVKARKTIKIENVPDMEGFVALHYSETGARNPFSNPRPESVKAETPFPQDCPQPNFARIKGPLETYSLDNLGMHGTLGSDKHLWGLIRASSGEIFRVSPGDYIGLNHGEILDITKNYIELSELILTGKGCWQVRTTQIPLSNQDHS, encoded by the coding sequence ATGAAGCGTATTAGTAGCCTAATTTTTCTATCTCTGACGGTAGGTGGTTGTACTGCGGATAATCAAGATCTCGTTGATTATATTAATGAAGTTAAAGCACGTAAAACGATTAAAATTGAAAATGTACCGGATATGGAGGGGTTTGTTGCTTTACATTATTCTGAAACAGGGGCGCGTAACCCCTTTTCAAATCCTCGTCCAGAATCGGTAAAAGCAGAAACGCCATTTCCACAAGATTGTCCGCAGCCTAATTTTGCGCGGATTAAAGGACCGTTAGAAACTTACTCATTAGATAATTTGGGCATGCATGGCACCCTTGGAAGTGATAAACACCTCTGGGGATTAATTAGAGCAAGTTCGGGGGAAATATTTAGAGTCTCACCAGGTGATTATATTGGACTTAATCACGGTGAAATACTCGATATTACTAAAAACTATATTGAACTTTCTGAGTTGATATTAACAGGAAAGGGATGCTGGCAAGTTCGTACGACCCAAATTCCACTCAGTAACCAAGACCACAGTTAA